The following proteins are encoded in a genomic region of Lytechinus variegatus isolate NC3 chromosome 7, Lvar_3.0, whole genome shotgun sequence:
- the LOC121418806 gene encoding sodium/potassium/calcium exchanger 3-like translates to MDYFTDITSGVHEVEMNCTPSTIEEFPGDLFTEEQREKGAFILHALCAVYMFIALAIVCDDFFVSSLEKICERLNLTEDVAGATFMAAGSSAPELFTSVIGVFIAKGDVGVGTIVGSAVFNILIIIGICGLFAGQVIHLSWWPLFRDTLVYSLSVVTLVLVIRDGWISWYESLIMLIMYLCYVIIMWCNPRLFKHAQRLSERRRKKRETCNNGKSAIQLEQVTPLNATEDITTNGEKKDVEDVDEEYSNSPKRLTFSDAGLRLMLTKQFPARTRLRTACWLIITEQKQMEAESGGKFPTTYTHRPSLPETEKNGNVPRSDSICKDESVDLSIDKDGTEDVISERSFPEIDSPFSVPDGIMNIIKWIVTLPICILLFFTIPDCRRKRFDRWYMATFFASVGWIAVFSYVMVWMVAYIGHTLHIPDTIMGITFLAAGTSVPDAIASLLVAREGLGDMAVSNSIGSNVFDILIGLALPWFIKTTFVSYGSRIKINSKGLLYSVLLLFASVTATILAIHFNKWRLDRRLGVLLTLFYVVFLSFSIMVEMNVFGYVNPPICKN, encoded by the exons GCCGTATACATGTTTATTGCACTGGCCATTGTCTGTGATGACTTTTTTGTGTCTTCGCTGGAAAAAATATGTGAG AGACTCAACTTAACGGAGGACGTTGCCGGGGCAACCTTCATGGCTGCCGGAAGTTCTGCACCAGAACTCTTCACTTCAGTAATAG GTGTCTTTATTGCCAAAGGAGACGTAGGCGTTGGAACTATCGTAGGATCGGCTGTTTTCaacattcttattatcattGGTATCTGTGGGCTGTTTGCTGGTCAG GTTATCCATTTGTCATGGTGGCCTCTCTTCAGAGACACATTGGTGTACTCATTGTCTGTAGTCACTCTTGTCTTGGTCATTAGGGATGGCTGGATCAGTTG GTATGAATCATTAATCATGCTTATTATGTATCTTTGCTACGTAATCATTATGTG GTGCAATCCTCGCCTGTTTAAACATGCTCAGAGGTTAAGcgaaaggagaagaaagaagagagaaacGTGCAATAATGGCAAATCTGCAATTCAACTCGAGCAAG TTACGCCGCTCAATGCCACAGAAGATATCACGACGAATGGAGAAAAGAAAGACGTCGAAGATGTTGATGAAGAATACAGTAATTCACCCAAAAG GTTAACATTTTCTGATGCTGGTTTGAGGTTGATGTTGACCAAACAATTTCCTGCTCGCACGCGATTGAGGACGGCGTGTTGGCTCATCATCACTGAG CAAAAACAAATGGAGGCTGAAAGTGGCGGGAAGTTTCCAACAACGTACACCCACCGTCCAAGTCTACCAGAGACAGAGAAGAATGGAAATGTACCTCGGAGTGACTCTATCTGCAAAGATGAGAG TGTTGATTTGTCAATCGATAAAGATGGAACAGAAGATGTAATCAGTGAAAGAAGCTTTCCAGAAATAGATTCTCCTTTCAGTGTACCAG ATGGTATAATGAACATAATCAAATGGATCGTCACACTGCCTATCTGTATTCTACTATTCTTCACCATACCGGATTGTAGGAGAAAACGTTTTGATCGTTGGTATATGGCTACATTCTTCGCCTCTGTCGGTTGGATCGCAGTCTTTTCCTATGTGATGGTTTGGATGGTGGCTTATATTGGACACACACTTCACATTCCTGACACTATAATGGGTATTACCTTCTTAGCGGCTGGCACTAGCGTTCCCGATGCCATCGCCAGCTTACTGGTCGCCAGAGAAG GTTTGGGTGATATGGCAGTATCTAACAGCATCGGTAGTAATGTCTTTGATATTCTTATTGGTCTTGCCCTTCCCTGGTTTATTAAGACAACTTTCGTCAGCTATGGCAGCAGA ATCAAGATTAACAGCAAGGGTCTTCTATATTCGGTTCTTCTCTTATTTGCATCTGTGACTGCAACG ATACTGGCGATTCATTTCAACAAATGGAGGTTAGATCGACGACTCGGTGTTCTACTGACTTTGTTTTATGTGGTCTTCCTCTCATTCTCAATCATGGTAGAAATGAATGTATTCGGTTATGTGAACCCACCGATATGCAAAAATTAG